In Bacteroidota bacterium, a single genomic region encodes these proteins:
- a CDS encoding DEAD/DEAH box helicase: MTFSELNLNKQLLNALADMSMTTPTAIQEKVFSAVMSGKDVCGIAQTGTGKTYAYLLPCLRQLEYSKDRNPRLMILVPTRELVIQVLDEVNKLTKYLSLTAVGVFGGVNLKPQIAEVSAGLDILVGTPGRIVDLIATGNLRTKNIKKLVIDEFDEMLNLGFRTQIKIIFDSIPERRQNLMFSATLNEDVEALIDIYFPNLEKVEATPIGTPLVNISQTYYPVPNFHTKINLLKLLLDENADMSKVLVFVSTKHLADLVYEYLSNSINNIAVIHSNKSQNHRFAVVNDFQTGSCRALIATDIIARGIDVAEVTHVFNFDLPMVPEIYIHRIGRTGRKDKKGIAISFVKEDELENLEAIQKLMNYDIPQLSVPENLEISDKIIREEEPVVKMKTIKLKKSTQHVPGPAFHEKSAKNSKVNVRRPRKKR, from the coding sequence ATGACTTTCTCCGAATTAAACCTCAACAAACAACTCCTCAACGCTCTTGCTGACATGAGTATGACCACGCCCACTGCTATACAAGAAAAGGTGTTCTCAGCAGTAATGTCGGGCAAGGATGTGTGTGGGATTGCACAAACAGGAACAGGAAAAACTTATGCATATCTATTGCCCTGTTTGCGTCAATTGGAATATTCCAAAGACAGAAATCCGAGGTTGATGATACTTGTGCCTACCAGAGAATTGGTGATACAAGTTTTAGATGAGGTTAATAAGCTCACAAAATATTTATCGCTAACCGCAGTTGGTGTTTTTGGCGGGGTGAATTTAAAACCACAAATAGCAGAAGTTTCTGCAGGATTGGATATATTAGTTGGAACACCAGGACGCATTGTTGATTTAATTGCAACTGGAAATTTGCGTACCAAAAATATAAAAAAACTGGTGATAGATGAGTTTGATGAAATGCTCAATTTGGGTTTTAGAACACAGATAAAAATTATATTTGATAGTATACCTGAACGTCGACAGAACCTGATGTTCTCCGCTACGTTGAATGAAGATGTGGAAGCATTGATTGATATATACTTTCCCAATCTAGAAAAAGTAGAAGCCACTCCTATTGGAACGCCTTTAGTAAATATATCACAAACTTATTATCCAGTTCCAAACTTCCATACCAAAATAAATTTACTCAAATTATTATTGGATGAAAATGCCGACATGAGCAAGGTATTGGTATTTGTATCTACCAAACATTTGGCTGATTTGGTATATGAGTATTTATCAAACTCTATAAACAATATTGCTGTAATACATTCTAACAAATCGCAAAACCATAGATTCGCTGTGGTTAATGATTTCCAAACTGGCTCGTGCAGGGCATTGATTGCAACCGATATCATAGCCCGTGGTATTGATGTGGCAGAGGTTACGCATGTATTCAATTTTGATTTGCCCATGGTTCCAGAAATATATATACACCGAATTGGAAGAACAGGAAGAAAAGATAAAAAGGGAATTGCTATATCATTTGTGAAAGAAGATGAACTAGAAAATTTGGAAGCTATACAGAAATTAATGAACTATGATATTCCTCAATTATCGGTTCCCGAAAACTTAGAAATTTCCGATAAAATTATTAGAGAAGAAGAGCCTGTAGTGAAAATGAAAACTATCAAACTTAAGAAGTCTACTCAGCATGTTCCTGGCCCTGCATTTCATGAAAAATCTGCGAAGAATAGTAAGGTGAATGTGCGGAGGCCTAGGAAGAAGCGGTAG
- a CDS encoding class I SAM-dependent methyltransferase, whose protein sequence is MSGKNTLPESLIDDLNLKIFFSKKVSFFRHYQNSFLIKHSNDFDCNIVEIGSEKQYNHSSFFTKSKSYLNTNIGGDCDKILDATNIDFADNSQEAYICLSVLEHIYEIDKAFKEIKRTLKPGGKLLLVIPFSYPIHDKVDYWRVSKDTYIRYFGDEFEIKDFCHLGETFSTMIENLSRPKTKWNLRYTIYKMLALVVLLFGKIFGRMDNFPIGYGLYAVKK, encoded by the coding sequence ATGTCAGGTAAAAATACACTACCAGAATCATTGATAGATGATTTAAATTTAAAAATTTTCTTTTCTAAAAAAGTTTCTTTTTTTAGACATTATCAAAACAGTTTTCTTATAAAACACAGCAATGATTTTGACTGCAATATTGTAGAGATTGGTTCGGAAAAACAATATAATCATTCAAGCTTTTTTACAAAGAGCAAGTCATACCTCAACACAAATATTGGTGGTGATTGCGATAAAATACTAGATGCCACAAATATCGATTTTGCTGATAACTCGCAAGAGGCATATATATGCCTTTCGGTGCTTGAACATATATACGAAATTGATAAAGCATTTAAAGAAATTAAACGAACCCTTAAACCTGGAGGTAAGCTATTGTTAGTTATACCGTTCTCCTACCCTATTCACGATAAAGTTGATTATTGGAGGGTATCAAAAGATACCTATATAAGATATTTTGGCGATGAATTTGAAATAAAAGATTTTTGCCATTTAGGCGAAACTTTTTCAACGATGATTGAAAACTTGTCAAGACCAAAGACAAAATGGAATCTGCGTTATACTATATATAAAATGCTTGCCCTTGTTGTTTTATTATTTGGTAAAATATTTGGCAGAATGGATAATTTCCCCATAGGTTATGGTTTGTATGCAGTGAAGAAATAA
- a CDS encoding EamA family transporter → MGIIYALLTVVCRSTAVLAFTKASKIYEPALVNKSRLALATLLLFIFSFFIFLYNGSDIITEFALLKNSHWFYFGLSGIVGLAIGDYFVFKAFRAIGSTYTTLISCASPLVGAVAAYMLSGQNINIIGWLGMTITIGGIILVIASKTNTANKAQLIKAGFIYALISAICQGLGLAITQMGREIDPINMPQPYTIGLIRMFCATLIIIFSDASRGKFNIFPLAPFIQNPKGIIYIIIGTISGPVLGVSFSIAVLAYLPVAEAQTIFANLPIVIMLFNTIAGNEKPKPIIWFYLLLCIGGIIVLDMREELMLVLRVKE, encoded by the coding sequence ATGGGTATTATATATGCTCTGCTCACGGTAGTGTGCAGGAGCACTGCTGTACTAGCTTTTACCAAAGCATCTAAAATATATGAACCTGCATTGGTTAATAAATCAAGATTGGCGTTAGCCACTTTATTACTATTTATATTTTCTTTTTTTATATTTTTGTATAATGGTTCGGATATAATAACTGAATTTGCACTACTCAAAAACTCCCATTGGTTTTATTTTGGCTTATCGGGAATTGTAGGATTGGCTATCGGAGATTACTTTGTATTTAAAGCATTTCGTGCTATTGGTTCTACGTATACAACACTTATCAGTTGTGCATCACCATTGGTTGGTGCTGTTGCGGCTTATATGCTAAGTGGGCAAAATATTAATATAATAGGTTGGTTGGGAATGACAATTACAATTGGAGGTATTATACTCGTAATTGCAAGCAAAACGAATACTGCAAATAAAGCACAACTTATAAAAGCAGGATTTATATATGCACTCATCTCTGCCATCTGCCAAGGCTTGGGACTCGCCATCACACAAATGGGCCGGGAAATCGACCCCATTAACATGCCACAGCCTTACACTATAGGACTTATACGTATGTTTTGTGCTACGCTTATTATCATATTTTCCGATGCTTCTCGTGGTAAGTTTAATATATTTCCACTTGCACCTTTTATACAAAACCCCAAAGGCATTATATATATTATTATAGGTACTATCTCTGGTCCCGTATTGGGCGTAAGCTTTAGCATAGCCGTTCTTGCTTACCTCCCCGTTGCCGAAGCACAAACAATATTTGCCAATTTGCCTATAGTCATTATGCTCTTCAATACCATTGCAGGAAACGAAAAACCAAAACCTATTATATGGTTTTATCTGTTACTGTGTATTGGGGGTATTATAGTATTAGATATGAGGGAGGAGTTAATGTTAGTGCTAAGGGTTAAGGAATAA
- a CDS encoding DUF4293 family protein, protein MIQRIQHLYLFINFLLASYFATMPIIQLNYIFKGHAYIQCITATDLTMRVDGGSLIVNDTFLFPLITICTSLLLSFVGIFQFRNRKLQRGNCFLNYLFIILFILSIIKIWMGIQNIDVLEITTLSWINIALMILMLVLNYFTVAGINRDEALVRSADRLR, encoded by the coding sequence ATGATCCAACGTATCCAACACCTCTATTTATTCATCAATTTCCTATTGGCTTCCTATTTTGCAACGATGCCCATTATACAACTCAATTATATTTTTAAAGGACATGCTTATATACAATGCATAACGGCAACCGACCTCACCATGAGGGTTGATGGTGGTTCCTTAATTGTGAATGATACTTTTTTGTTCCCACTTATTACAATTTGCACCAGTTTATTGCTTTCTTTCGTGGGCATATTCCAATTTCGTAACCGAAAATTGCAACGCGGTAACTGCTTTCTGAATTATTTATTTATCATACTTTTTATATTATCTATTATAAAAATATGGATGGGTATTCAGAATATTGATGTATTGGAAATTACCACGCTTAGCTGGATTAATATTGCTTTAATGATATTGATGCTAGTCCTCAACTATTTCACCGTAGCTGGCATCAACCGCGACGAAGCATTGGTTCGCTCAGCAGACAGACTTCGTTAA